The sequence ATAAGGgtcataatgtattttatacacCAGAACGTCGCCACAGAGTATCATTTCGTGGATCCATTTTTCTGGACAGCAAATTACGTCATGACAAAACTGTTGGAGACTTTGCTTTTGAAACATTCAAAAACCTATATGAAGGTGAAAACGAACCAATGGATATGTCACTATCGCTGCAACGTCAATTTTGCAAGGCGGACTGTGAAAAGGAATTATTAGAGCAAACAATGAGCACGGAAGACTTTTATGAAGACATATTCTTCCCGAACATACAAAATGTCGAAGAAAAGAAACGAGATGCATTAGTGATGCATATATTGAAAACAAGTTgtctttttcttcaaaatctGTTGAAAAATCATCCGTGTATTCCCGTTTCAGCCAATGGAAAATTAAGACCACCGCGTGAACTCGTAAGACCAGAAACTGTCCTTTCAAAGCTTTTCTTCGACGAAGACGGTCGGTTTCCTTTAGATAGGAATGAACCTTTCTCCAGTGAGGCTAATCTGAACGCACTTGTAGAATTGGGAATGATGGACTCGACGTTGCCCGACGAAATTCTTTTGGAAAGAGCAGAATCGATTTCCTGTTTAAATGAACACAAACATGCGACCCAGCGCTGTCGACACTTGCTAGCCTACATTTCCAAACATAATGTTGcatgtaaaaacatttttgatcaACTTTGCAGAACGAGCTTTATACCATCTCTTAAGAAGCCTAAACATTGGCCTCTTACATGGTTTTCAGATGAGCAAGACACATTTTCTCCCCCGAATGAAATGTATTTTCCGGAACACATGGATCGAATTGCTTGTACAAAACTGATTGTAAATGTTGAGGAACTGAGATGTGACTTTAATGTCTGTCTGGTACTCGAATCACTCGGTGTTAAACATGAAGAGCTACAAGAAGACGTAGAGGCGCAACTTCTCGCCATCGGTGAACATGGAGAAATCCCACCAGGCAAACAGAGACGAAGATTGTTCGAAATATGTATTTCTGTTTATGAGTACTTTGATGCTCCATCAAAACGTCTGTCAGGGAAATTCGAGGACCTTCCTGTAATATTGATATCTGAATACCAATTAGTTCCTCCTAGAAAAATTACAACCGAGAGATTTTCAAGAATTGATTGTGCTCCAGAAATTTATCAAATCGATTCAGCTGATGTAAAAAGATTCCAGCGCTTTCTTAAACTTGTTGGTGTTCGGGAACAACTTTGTAAAGAAGATGTTATTTTGGCTCTTGAGAGAGTAACTGCAAAAGATGTCAAATGTGACGATAATGAAAGCATTGGACTTATTGTAAACCTTTTACGACTTCTAGCAAATGTGTGTAAACGCCGTTATGAAAAGCTTGAGCAAGAAGAAATATCGCGTGTATGTGTTCCAGACGATACATGCACTCTCCGAAGCGTGAACGCACTCTGTGTGGATGACGGGTTTCTCTTAAAACGACAACCATATATGCACTTTGTTCATGCAACAGTATCTGGAGAAATAATCAAACTTCttgatataaaatcaaaacGGGTAAAGCACCTGAATGCGATTAAAGGGAGTATGCCATTTGGACAAAAGGAGGAACTTGTAACAAGGCTTAAAGGTATTCTACAAGAATATccagaaaatgaaacaattctaTATGAACTCTTACAGAATGCGGATGACGCGggtgcaaaagaaatcaaatttgtCCTAGACATGAGACAACATCAAACTAAGAAAGGGATATTCGGTGAAAGTTGGGCTGATGTTCAAGGTCCTGCATTATGTGTTTTCAACGATTCATGTTTTTCTGAAGAAGATCTTGAAGGCATTTGCAAACTTGGTCAGGGATCGAAGTCACAAGACCCGACAAAGACAGGACAATTTGGTATTGGATTCAACGCAGTTTATCACCTGACAGATACACCTTCATTTATAACCAGAGGGCCGGTAACACCTAACAAAGGAACCTTTTGTGCATTTGATCCAAACTGTGCGTTTTGTCCTGCTGCAGACGAATTGAACCCAGGAATACAGATTCCTGACCTGGCGGAACTCGAAGAATACTACCCGGGTGTATATGACTGTTATTTACAGAAAGAGATGCCAAGAGATCAGGGTACATGGTTCAGGTTCCCTTTGCGAACTGAAAAGATGGCTAAAAAATCAGGAATATGTGAGAAAAAAAGGGACTCCTTGGATGAACTACTTCACTCCTTCAAAGTTAACATGaagaaatgtttattgtttCTGAGAAGCGTCCGAGAAATTTCTCTGTGTAAGATAGATAGCAAAGGAAACTTTTTGGACAACCACAGAGTCACAGCGTCATTAGAAAGGGACCAGGAAAATGATTTAAACGTGTTTTATAATAACTGCGACAAACTTACAAAATCTGTGTTTTCCAAGTCTAAGGGTATTGGCGAGATTGCAAAACAATCAATTCAATACATCATGACCACACACGAAGAGTCTAAATTATCCGAACGCTGGATTATTGCGCAGACCTTTGGATTCGATCCCGATACAAAAATCCCTGATGTCATACAGGAAGCTTTTACGAATAATGATATCGCTCTCACGCCAAAGGGTGCTGTAGCTCTTCCATATCCGACTGAGATCACGGAAAGTGGACAACGGGATATTGATGCTCCATATGATTCTCACAGTaccaacagaaaaaaacacaacccAGTTGTTCTTCCGGGTGTACATGAAGATATGAATATTGAAGATATATATGATATCCAAACTGACGATCACAGTACTGACAGTGGCTTCGGTCAAATCTTTTGTTTCCTTCCACTTCCGCTGAAAAGTGGACTCCCTGTGCATATAAATGGTCATTTCGCTCTTCACCAGACGCGCACGGGAATGTGGGAGGGTAATTCAATGAGAGGTTTCTGGAACAGCTTGCTATTTGAAACAAGTATAGCAAACAGCTATGTGTTAGCTATCGAATACATGCGAGACACATATGAAAAGGATACCGAAGGTCAGGACCTTGACGAAGTTCATATCAAATCTCTCTTATCGAAATATCATGATGCTTTTCCTCGATATGACCAAGGGAaaaatgatttgataaaaaacatGATTACATCCCTTTTCTCCATGTTGTATGAAAACGAATCCACTGTATTTCCAGTCTTATCAACAACCTTAAAGCCAATATGGTGGGTGGGTCTACAACAGAGTAACGACAACCACGCTTTCCCAGCCTTCTTCGATGATTTATCAATTCAGTTTGAAGCAGAATTACGTATACCAAGTTACGTTGTGGTAACAGAAGTAGACCAAGTGAAACAAAATAGGCTCAAGCAACAACAGGCTGTGAGTGACGCACTTAAGCTCTCAAGTACTTTAAAAGCTATTGGTATGAAAGTACTCGAAACACCACTTTGGATCTTCACCAGTATGAAACTTGCGTTTCTCAAGAAGAAAAACTTGTGTATTAGTAGCACTATGCACAAAGAGTTTAAGGAGGAGATACACATCTTAAATCCTTTGATCATAGTAAAGTTCTTAAGTCAAGAGAGTGGTTCTTCACCGGATGCGTGCCTTCTGAATGATGTAGATCAGAATATATCCGAAACTCCTATCAAGAGTGTAGAAAACACGCGCCACCTTTTAAGGTATTGCCTCAAAGATCATGACATGTTTCTTCAGCATGTCGACAGTTTACCTTTACTGATAACGAATGATTGCAAGCTGAGACGTTTTTCACCCAAAAGGCCTGTTTATTTATCTGAGTTTTGGGACCTTTTGCCAGCATCTTCAGAACAGTTTGTGCATAAAGATTTGGTCAAGTTGATTCAATGCATCGCGAGATCGCCGAGTTTAAAAGATTTTGACCTGGATTGTTTTGCCAGACTGCTACCAGGTAGTATCGATACAGGTTTGCTTTCGAATGATGAGCCAATCCAGTGGAACTATCAATTGTTACCGAAATATTGGTTGAACAGGTTTTGGCAATTCATGGATACTTTGAAGACGAAGTCAATAAACATAGAGGTATTGCAAAAATGGTGCCTTTTGCCTGGACAATTGAAAACAGGGGCACCAGACAGGGATATATTGGTTCCTTTTCATATGGGTTTTGTTCTAATGGACATTACTTTGTTTGACGAACCACTTTCTGATAATCTTGCTTCATTGGAAATACCACTGCCACATCCACTTTGCATGAACACACAGATGATGAACTTTGTGGCCTCAAAAAGAGATCCCGTGCATTTCATTAAGTCACTTCATTATCACAAGGAGAAAGTAAGAACGCTCCAATTAAATGGATGTAAGAACATATTACACCATATAGCATCCAATGCTAAACAATTGGATTTGGGGATAGAGGGTAAACTTAGACAGCTTCCTCTGTTCCTTACCGTGGATGGCCAGACTGTAGACCTTTTACCCAACAGACGCGTCTTCATCGTCGAATCTAGCTCTAGCTCTGATTTACCTACAGATGGACTCGGTGATTGGTCGAATGCTTGCGAAGTTAGActgttgaaatattattttcccACATCGGGATTGATGCATTTCTTGGGCTACGATCGCACTCTTTCAGAAACAGATCTGTACACTAACCTCATTCTGCCACACTTTTTTCATATCAAAGACGAATACCGGTTGCTTCATTTGGAATTTGTACGAGATCACCTTCTTCGCATGAGCCACGAATCGCCATTGAAGAATGCACTGCAAAATTCAGCTTTCGTTTTACATGAAGGAAAACTCAAAAAAGCAAACAGCTTCTTCAGCCCCCACGTcagatttctgaaaaaaatgtgtgaTCAGTCCATGTTGCCACCAACGCCATTCCAGGAATCGAAATGGAAAGAATTCATGGAATATGCTGGTATGAAGACAAACGTTACCACAGTTTTATACTGTCAGTTTGCCAAACAAATAGAACAACACGGCTTGTGTTCTATGACCGACGAAATCAAGAGCAAATCTGAAGTTATGGTCAAATATCTTTTTGAAACAAATCAACTATCAAGCAATCGAGGATTTTTACAAGACATCAAGGATATCAGGTTTGTGGTACCCCAACCAGTGGAGGAAGAATACAGTCAAGTTTTTACTCAGTTTGGAAACGGAAATTTGATATCATTTTCAGGGTCGATACTCTCCCATCTCATCCATATTGTGTGGACTACTAAGCTGATATTGCCGAGATATCTTGGATTTCTACACCTTGATGACCATATACTCGACGCACTGGGTGTTCTTCGTGAGCCGCCATTAAGAGATGTCCTTTCTCATACCCATAATATCTGCGATAATCTCAACAGGAGATTACGTGACAAGAACACAAACAAGAACGCTAGGTACCTTTCTAACGTGTTCATTACTACGTTGATGAGTGAGATATATGATTATCTACAAGAACATCGTGGTAACATAGAAGAAATCAAAAGGATGCTTTCGGAAACACCTCTTGTACATATGGACGAAATGAACATATTTGTCAAAGCAAAGCAAGTATCAATCAGCTTTTGTGAAACAAAACCGATACCTCCATATCTAGTTAAGATCCCATTGATATATGGAAAATACAAAGACCTGTTTCTGGTCGCTGGAACAACTGAATCTGTTACAATATATCAGTATTCGGACGTACTCTATCACATCAAGGCCGAAGTGCAAACAGAAATCCTTGGACCGGACCATACACAGCATGTGTTGGAGGCATTGACTGGACTTATGACTCTTTTAGAAGGGATGGATGAAGCTAGTATTAAAGATTCAATGGACGATATCGAAACGTTGTATTTACCTACTTCAAAGAAAACCTTGGCAAACTCCAAAGAATTGGTGATTAATGATAACAAAACACTTCAAAAGCGACTTGACCGCGGAAAGAACCATCAAATTATCTTCATGCACAGTGTAAAGGAATGCCAGAGAAAGGAAGATCTCCTATTGAAACTACCGGTTAGATTGAGACCAAGAGCTCTGACCACTATCATACAAAAATGTCTTGTGTCTGCGAATGTCAACAATGAGTCGGATACAAATGTAGATTTATTGCAAAAATTTGTACATTCCTCGCGGTTTTTGCGAGTCGTAGAAAAGATCGGTAAGTTTGAGGACTTCACATCATACCGCCAACATTTGCTGGATGTTAGATTCGTTTCAGTATCCGAGATAAGAACAATCTTATCGCTTGATAGTAAACGTATCGCCGGTACAGAAATGACCGAAGAATGTTATTATTCTACAGACGAACGAATATTTTATATTGCAAATTGTGCTAAAAACATCCGGACCTGGTTGAAGAAAATCGGAAAGGAACTCTTCGGATTACTTTCAAATTGTCTGGCAAAGCAAATAACCCCGGAAAAAATTCGGGAATTGGTTGACTATATGGACGATAAAGAAGGTTTCAAAGAATATTTTAGAAAACTACTAGACGAAGACGACGATGAAGAGGAAGAATCTCTGTTATATCGCCCCGGTCAGCTGGTACCTATCGGATTGCATGCGTTACTACAGCAAGGAGATATTACCTTAGAGGTTGGGGATCTAGTTGCGTATGAAAAATATGACGAAGAAATTGATGGCCGTGTCAACAATTCATTCGGTGATGAAAATTGTCATGCGGTATACGTCTTTGTTAAAATCGTAAAGAAACTAACAGAAAGTGAATTAGGCCGTTATTTTGACACATACAAAGTGCAGACGGGCCAGGACGAGGAAAAGGAAGTTTTAGGGCTCCGTTTGTACAAAGTCATTTACCCGGAGCAATCGTCAACAACCGACTTAGTGATGCACGAATTTGGGCATGACAGTATTGGGCCTCACAAAAGAGACGAGATATTTGACCAAATAATAACTGTTTTATCGCATGCTTGGACACTAAAGGAAGCTGACCGAAAACGTGTTGTAAAAAGGTTGCTTTTACTTTACCATCCGGACAAAAATCGGAATAGAGGTGATGAATATGAACGTTTTTGCACGGAAGTGACAGCGTTTATTCTTGATATCATTCGACGACTTGAAAAAGGCGAAACGTTTCATCAATTCAGCGAACCAAGCAGTAGCAATCAGAGGGGACGACAGCGATGGAAAAGAAACCGACCTAGACAGAGATACGATAACTGGCAATACGGCGAAGACCTTCCTAAGGTTTGGTGCAGTTTTCGGAATCGAATGTCATCACGGTATACTTATACACAGACCAATTTCAGATGGTATCATCAGCAGAGAGGGCAATATATCCCTAACCCACAGCCCCAAGAAGcacaaaggtggtacatacaaGCTTGTATGGATTTCCGAAGTGGAAAAACCTCATTAAATTCTCGGAATACCACAGAGAATGGTGATCAGAGCAGGGAAGAAGACTGCAACTGGATTTGCTTCAAATTTCATCaggtaatatttaaatgatatttattgcaTTGTTTTGCTTAAAGTGTGTTTGCTTTCATGTTATTTAACATGATTATAATATGTtatcattgtatttgtttaaagttatatacgCCGTAATATTCATACTGATTAaccaaaaaaacattttaattagtTATACATCAACAAAGAGCACCAACATTTTTAGAATTACAATaccttaaaggtaggtttcaccctatgaaatataaagactacgaaattgaaatttatcctgtacatagatataatcttcagatcattttcaatgcatacagcgaacaatatgggtggtcagttgcctagcttgaccaggaaaatactcctctaaaatagagtgaagtcaagctttacatagaacatgacgtattttttccaaaacgaggccgcaaatgtcagatagaagtgacagttttgacacggcatgtttagttaaaaaaaataacaacaacaaatcgaagtgcgatggactgtttatacatatcatataatctaaaacacttcatgttacttaaatacgctcgctagctttgtacaccaaatatacatgtagttagtctgcggctttttgtgcgctggcatatgtgttgaaatataactcaccacgtgcaacgccgttacacgagtccgaACAGATCCGGGCAAGTTCCatttgagatgtggcttctgtttcttctattgctacatgtcatctctgaatttaattctcTATAGATATCCTAAGTGCTACTGAAttcattataatttcctccactttgttgccgattcagatatattttttttatctcacacacttttgttcagccattttgtttatttttaatgcgCGGCAATGCacatgcgcgaaacttcgacaacacaatccatcgcagcttcatttgcatactattttgtctgacggacaccgtaataaatcaaggatttccttcaattttgtattcaagacacatttgttcaatctcaaacgcataaagaaattaaattgaggtattttaatatgtttttttcatcttttcttccgtttaacgcatttcacaaaaaaaatatttatttagttgggcgaaacctacctttaaatgCATAGGTAAAATGCATTTGCGCGCTAATTCCAATATTCatcatgtttatgtgtacagtataGTGAAATGCGTACATACAGTTAGATCATGAAGCCAAGTTGAGATatctataatttcatttcacatttgcacagtgttattagtaattgtaaagcgCATTTCATCTAATTTTATAAACCTTCATAAGGCATTAACACAATTTGACAGTTGATAAATTCTGTGTtttaatgtattgtttataaagCATCCTACATGACTTTATTGTCTGTCCGTTTGAATGAGTTtgacagctttattcatcaaaccaaatcaaatcaaattcaaTAGCTTACTGAAGAAGGAATACCATATCAAAaaatatggcacatataactttaaaagattattaataacaaaaatatcttcTTCAGCCCCAAACCATACACATTTGGGAAACATGTTTGacttaaaattattattttttaatatactgacaatagtTTAGGAAATCGTACGTCATCTTGATTTGTTGAAATTTGATAGTGAAATGAGCTCATATCGATACTACTAACACTTAATTTGCTGATGAATTAGTCAGCGAATTTGATCTGCAACAAAGAATATGAAATAAGAAATAAGTGTAGTGAAATCGTGAAATTTTGATACCCTGGAACCGGCTATACTATAACTACCGAAGTACAAAGGTTTGTTTAGTTTCAGTTTTAAGGTAATCTGAAAGGTCGTCCTTCGTTCGGCGTGCGCCGTGCTCCGTTtgaaaactttttattcaaacgacttcttctcaataatcgAAAGGCCCAATATCCTGATACTGCGCctgaagcatgctgggatgagggcaaccaagtgtgttcaaattaatgtcattgacattcattcaaggtcacgtgGGACAAAAGGCTAAAACCATTAATGAACTTCTTGTCAATGACTAAGAGGCCAATGTACTTAATATTGGGCATTTTGTATGTTGGGATGAAAggctatatattttttttgtacaaatgGATGACCTTATctgtcattgaaggtcacaaaaacacaaaaccacattattagctcacctggcccgaagtgagcttatgtcatggcgcggcgtccgtccgtccgtccgtccgtccgtccgtccgtccgtccgtccgtccgtccatccgtcgtccgtccgtcaacatttcctttaaatcgctactagtcatagagttctggatggattttaaccaaatttggccagaaacatccttgggggaaggggaagggaacttgtataaattttggctctgacccccccgggggcaggaggggcggggcccaatagaggtaatagaggtaaaacatataaatcgctacttgtcctagagttctgcatggattgtaaccaaatttggccagaaacatccttgggggaaggggaacagaacttgtataaattttggctctgaccccctgggggcaggaggggcggggcccaataggggaaatagaggtaaatcctttaaatcgctacttgtcctagagttctgcatggattgtaaccaaatttagccacaaacatccttgggggaagggaaacagaacttgtataaattttgtctctgaccccccgggggcaggaggggcggggcccaataggggaaatagaggtaaatcctataaatcgctacttgtcctagagttctgcatggattgtaaccaaatttggccacaagtatccttgggggaaggggaacagaacttgtataaattttggctctgaccccctgggggcaggaggggtggggcccaataggggaaatagaggtaaatcctataaatcgctacttgtcctagagttctgcatggattgtaaccaaatttggccacaaacatccttgggggaaggggaacagaacttgtataaattttggctctgaccccccgggggcaggaggggcggggcccaataggggaaatagaggtaaatcctttaaatcgctactagtcatagagttctgcatggattgtaaccaaatttggccacaaacatccttgggggaaggggaacagaacttgtataaattttggctctgaccccccgggggcaggaggggcggggcccaatagaggtaatagaggtaaaacatataaatcgctacttgtcctagagttctgcatggattgtaaccaaatttggccacaaacatccttgggggaaggggaacagaacttgtataaattttggctctgaccccccgggggcaggaggggcggggcccaataggggaaatagaggtaaatcatataaatcgctacttgtcctagagttctgcatggattgtaaccaaatttggccacaaacatccttgggggaaggggaacagaacttgtataaattttggctctgaccccccgggggcaggaggggcggggcccaataggggaaatagaggtaaatcctttaaatcgctactagtcatagagttctgcatggattgtaaccaaatttggccacaaacatccttgggggaaggggaacagaacttgtataaattttggctctgaccccccgggggcaggaggggcggggcccaataggggtaatagaggtaaatcatataaatcgctacttgtcctagagttctgcatggattgtaaccaaatttggccacaaacatccttgggggaagggaaacagaagttgtataaattttggctctgaccccccgggggcaggaggggcggggcccaataggggaaatagaggtaaatcctataaatcgctacttgtcctagagttctgcatggattgtaaccaaatttggccacaaacatccttgggggaaggggaacagaacttgtataaattttggctctgacccccccgggggcaggaggggcggggcccaataggggaaatagaggtaaatcatataaatcgctacttgtcctagagttctgcatggattgtaaccaaatttggccacaaacatccttgggggaaggggaacagaacttgtataaattttggctctgaccccctgggggcaggaggggcggggcccaataggggaaatagaggtaaatcctataaatcgctacttgtcctagagttctgcatggattgtaacc is a genomic window of Argopecten irradians isolate NY chromosome 10, Ai_NY, whole genome shotgun sequence containing:
- the LOC138333473 gene encoding sacsin-like is translated as MSSSQTNDTPPPTDEDYDSTDSQVCMDTPTLLQQLKGILDKYQDVQIIRELVQNADDANASEMKIMYIDNNTEKLPDDGDYSNYFRAPALCVFNDAVFSEQDWEFIKSIYKSGKREDCLKVGRFGLGFKSVFHMTDHPVIISHDRAMIIDPCRSSKASSNDCHVLTFKKLRNHAKQKPHYKQARSAIASVYGYFGFTERSLEHRYSGSIFWFSLRRHPSDLSTNVFVRDEITEVMTMFKKEASCLLLFLKNVCHVSFSDQDDPSISFSIKCDVIEQKEKDNFNTKVIECKGVSPDDNTKALFRANISVKDGEHLQKQLWVICNYIKGRKHLSTELRSLAEDKRLSYSPFVGLAVPVDGTPDVQFHGQVFCFLPLPKTDENHTGFPVHVNGFFALGEDRHHVKWPPIDQSERVDDAQKWNHLLCEEVLVDAYADTVEYIRNLTLDNDQNHCDANVVYNILPVQENVRPNWDIIVDPLYTCLKHSAIFYTKNNRGMWIQAKDAILSKLQWDEDGIEKDTIKQAEQCIFDLLLQYEQHIVKVPSHVSKKFPELRRITPQYLRSVMRESQIYSSLPVSQKLLILQFILTDGQYDDLDGLQLLPLEDDTFGIFGKGNTVYICSAKEIKMFPGIERNFIKLDIHQNTRKHLINIQKAGRFNLKNLNKEDFPNLLSSTLSANGKFQTDGRFRSSTSHISMTWLDLVWSFIDRECDITPSLEKLCLVPIIDDSQSEENLDLLPLKGLYLVADCGGMVPLTPTLRRALGRLGITVISHITKGETLDHLMDSYCKYPNLKGLMELLEKLFQNYQSNTLSQTEMISSFKDQSTSQEKTDLLNFLSQDCHQSFPGADAVLKELDIFPEILYQNTKARYTSIAKNKCMECENSIPVRYPLPLLHLDSNQKVLAKRLGAKELSEKLLIQKILQAVIDGNPEYDEPSVERFMMYTLRFCSSLSSSVDLDAIIGLGSRVKFIIMPSTPYDSELVPISAFFDHTNSILQKLFHFEQSKFLPEQYQQEELVSTLRKFGLKSDTDIKQGDGFDVVKTLDRKCKENDQNNLEDIRSCSRQLMETLDKLLESSEANIDSILGYQWVTFIDRKPVHYPDILPWYGETVKSFLCSPQEATLTKYESLAASIRCIVETSNYPNLAVKCKWNNPPDVDMCFRQLDTVRDAFCPQHKAKLNAVTKDIYQHLSSLEDVVVKSRPIVCTGKGFHCPKEVFISFPFDTNISLEPFMYKLPDEFLEYSDLFVKLGSTRTHTISSLNAVLVSMKECSGTSSCVKDRDRRIAVDILDMIAILKGKSDDNLTETLVPVQSHNGELDLRLVNECTYSDSDSSWLQDGDEDDDVRYVHPDVSAELAEKLGVMTFTQRFLSDGGTDEIESYGQSEPLTTSLKRLLENYCDGLAVFKELIQNADDAGAQEICFLYDERQNENARTGLIDANMAQCQGPAFWTYNDAKFTDSDFENIIKLGGGTKRAKKTKIGKFGLGFSAVYNLTDVPSFVSGHSLVVFDPHTTHLGKAIKNKNNPGIRLTFRAKSAGMLKRIRNQFLPYNDIFGCDLSGSTMPPYYDGTLFRLPLRTREQAIRSEIKGQPYRKEDMAELLHLLKDCAGDLLTFTQNLKGIRLFHLSENSVNPAKDMELVFCTKKSVIQTNPTHADSGSVMSRAENVCTTKKFECTELISVNVSTFRNSLLNMREEKSPRPTLRIVSWASGTTSETLEMAKQLESDGALNLGSVAVSLTETPGSIRVAVPFPHEDEHLGFYGCSHFFCFLPLPVECKTPVHINGCFSVSSDRKGLIKSTSDEKGITTKENWNRMLLTDAVCNANLDLVKSLEHFKVELHPEYSSLWPAADDPIVTCLSDAFCKAIVYKGHNVFYTPERRHRVSFRGSIFLDSKLRHDKTVGDFAFETFKNLYEGENEPMDMSLSLQRQFCKADCEKELLEQTMSTEDFYEDIFFPNIQNVEEKKRDALVMHILKTSCLFLQNLLKNHPCIPVSANGKLRPPRELVRPETVLSKLFFDEDGRFPLDRNEPFSSEANLNALVELGMMDSTLPDEILLERAESISCLNEHKHATQRCRHLLAYISKHNVACKNIFDQLCRTSFIPSLKKPKHWPLTWFSDEQDTFSPPNEMYFPEHMDRIACTKLIVNVEELRCDFNVCLVLESLGVKHEELQEDVEAQLLAIGEHGEIPPGKQRRRLFEICISVYEYFDAPSKRLSGKFEDLPVILISEYQLVPPRKITTERFSRIDCAPEIYQIDSADVKRFQRFLKLVGVREQLCKEDVILALERVTAKDVKCDDNESIGLIVNLLRLLANVCKRRYEKLEQEEISRVCVPDDTCTLRSVNALCVDDGFLLKRQPYMHFVHATVSGEIIKLLDIKSKRVKHLNAIKGSMPFGQKEELVTRLKGILQEYPENETILYELLQNADDAGAKEIKFVLDMRQHQTKKGIFGESWADVQGPALCVFNDSCFSEEDLEGICKLGQGSKSQDPTKTGQFGIGFNAVYHLTDTPSFITRGPVTPNKGTFCAFDPNCAFCPAADELNPGIQIPDLAELEEYYPGVYDCYLQKEMPRDQGTWFRFPLRTEKMAKKSGICEKKRDSLDELLHSFKVNMKKCLLFLRSVREISLCKIDSKGNFLDNHRVTASLERDQENDLNVFYNNCDKLTKSVFSKSKGIGEIAKQSIQYIMTTHEESKLSERWIIAQTFGFDPDTKIPDVIQEAFTNNDIALTPKGAVALPYPTEITESGQRDIDAPYDSHSTNRKKHNPVVLPGVHEDMNIEDIYDIQTDDHSTDSGFGQIFCFLPLPLKSGLPVHINGHFALHQTRTGMWEGNSMRGFWNSLLFETSIANSYVLAIEYMRDTYEKDTEGQDLDEVHIKSLLSKYHDAFPRYDQGKNDLIKNMITSLFSMLYENESTVFPVLSTTLKPIWWVGLQQSNDNHAFPAFFDDLSIQFEAELRIPSYVVVTEVDQVKQNRLKQQQAVSDALKLSSTLKAIGMKVLETPLWIFTSMKLAFLKKKNLCISSTMHKEFKEEIHILNPLIIVKFLSQESGSSPDACLLNDVDQNISETPIKSVENTRHLLRYCLKDHDMFLQHVDSLPLLITNDCKLRRFSPKRPVYLSEFWDLLPASSEQFVHKDLVKLIQCIARSPSLKDFDLDCFARLLPGSIDTGLLSNDEPIQWNYQLLPKYWLNRFWQFMDTLKTKSINIEVLQKWCLLPGQLKTGAPDRDILVPFHMGFVLMDITLFDEPLSDNLASLEIPLPHPLCMNTQMMNFVASKRDPVHFIKSLHYHKEKVRTLQLNGCKNILHHIASNAKQLDLGIEGKLRQLPLFLTVDGQTVDLLPNRRVFIVESSSSSDLPTDGLGDWSNACEVRLLKYYFPTSGLMHFLGYDRTLSETDLYTNLILPHFFHIKDEYRLLHLEFVRDHLLRMSHESPLKNALQNSAFVLHEGKLKKANSFFSPHVRFLKKMCDQSMLPPTPFQESKWKEFMEYAGMKTNVTTVLYCQFAKQIEQHGLCSMTDEIKSKSEVMVKYLFETNQLSSNRGFLQDIKDIRFVVPQPVEEEYSQVFTQFGNGNLISFSGSILSHLIHIVWTTKLILPRYLGFLHLDDHILDALGVLREPPLRDVLSHTHNICDNLNRRLRDKNTNKNARYLSNVFITTLMSEIYDYLQEHRGNIEEIKRMLSETPLVHMDEMNIFVKAKQVSISFCETKPIPPYLVKIPLIYGKYKDLFLVAGTTESVTIYQYSDVLYHIKAEVQTEILGPDHTQHVLEALTGLMTLLEGMDEASIKDSMDDIETLYLPTSKKTLANSKELVINDNKTLQKRLDRGKNHQIIFMHSVKECQRKEDLLLKLPVRLRPRALTTIIQKCLVSANVNNESDTNVDLLQKFVHSSRFLRVVEKIGKFEDFTSYRQHLLDVRFVSVSEIRTILSLDSKRIAGTEMTEECYYSTDERIFYIANCAKNIRTWLKKIGKELFGLLSNCLAKQITPEKIRELVDYMDDKEGFKEYFRKLLDEDDDEEEESLLYRPGQLVPIGLHALLQQGDITLEVGDLVAYEKYDEEIDGRVNNSFGDENCHAVYVFVKIVKKLTESELGRYFDTYKVQTGQDEEKEVLGLRLYKVIYPEQSSTTDLVMHEFGHDSIGPHKRDEIFDQIITVLSHAWTLKEADRKRVVKRLLLLYHPDKNRNRGDEYERFCTEVTAFILDIIRRLEKGETFHQFSEPSSSNQRGRQRWKRNRPRQRYDNWQYGEDLPKVWCSFRNRMSSRYTYTQTNFRWYHQQRGQYIPNPQPQEAQRWYIQACMDFRSGKTSLNSRNTTENGDQSREEDCNWICFKFHQACEKACKAYMYSIDAEKVSKTHYLPNILSYGSIDGLDNVLREIETLVGSYSRMRYPNVTDIPNIPGTLYTQDQAEKLMELTEKVIEKIQSQL